TTTGTTGTATTCACTTCGATCTTCTTCCTCGGAGGCGCGCTGTTCTCGCACTTTGTAGTGTTCCGATTAGCCTGGAGCTTCTTCGCAGGATTCTCGACCGACTACATGGACTTCATGCCAAAAATCGCTCCGGTGTTTTCTCTCTACGTCAAGATGATGCTGGCAATGGGGATCGTGTTCCAACTACCAACGCTCGTGTTCTTCCTCGCGAAGCTTGGACTCGTTACGCCAAAGTTTCTAATCAAGAATACAAAGTATGCAATCCTGATTATCTTCATCATTGCAGCTGTTCTGACACCGTCCGCCGATCCAGTGACGCAAACTGCTATGGCCGCGCCAATGATGGTCCTATATGGGATCAGCATCGGCATCGCGTGGGTCTTCCAGAAGGGCCAGCCCGACGACGATTAATACGGAAGTCTCGTTGAGTGGAAGTCAGTAGGACTTGGCAAAGTATGCCTGTTCTCGTGCCGGAGCTTCGCAGCGAACACAGGTTACGGAGGCTTCCAAACCACTCATGGGTAGGTTCCGAATGGTCGCCTGAGTTTCAGCCTTGATGGCGGCCTCGCAGATCGTTTCCCCACACCACGGCGAAATAACGAATCCCGGCCGGCCCGCCATAATCTTCTTAAATTCCTCATACGACGTCGTCCTGACCGTATATTCCTCACGGAACCGACACGCACGGTCGAACAACTCCTGCTGAATCTCGCTGAGAAGCGTCTGAACCCCGGAGACAACCTCTTTACGAGCAAAAGCCACCTTATTACGGTTATCACGGCGAACCGACAGGACCTGTGATTTTTCTATATCCTTCGGTCCGACTTCGAGGCGCACTGGCACCCCTTTAAGTTCCCATTCGGCGAACTTCCACCCCGGCGTATACGAGTCACGAGCATCCAAAGTTACCCGAACGCCTGCCGCATTGAGTTCGTCGCGAACCGATTCAGCGTAAGGCAAGATGGTTTCCTGCCAGTTACCACGCAAGATCGGCACGATGACAACTTGATAAGGTGCGATTCTAGGCGGCAAAATCAACCCAGAATCGTCGCCGTGCATCATGATCACGCCACCAACGAGACGCGTTGACATTCCCCACGAGGTCTGCCACACGTGCTGCACTGACTTGTCCCGCGCCTGAAATGTAATATCGAACACTTTGGCAAAGTTTTGGCCCAAATGATGGGAGGTGCCTGCCTGGAGAGCACGTGCGTCACCCATAAGTGCCTCAATCGAGTAGGTGTGCACCGCTCCAGCGAACTTTTCACTTTCACTCTTGCGGCCTTCAATCACGGGCATCGCAAGTTCCTGTTCAGCGAAATCCTTGTAGACTCCCAACATACGGAGTGCTTCCTCTTCCGCTTCTTGCTCCGTCTCATGGGCGGTGTGTCCCTCCTGCCAGAGGAATTCCGTGGTTCGTAAAAACGGCCGTGTTACCTTTTCCCACCGAACCACGTTCGCCCATTGATTAATTAGGATCGGCAGGTCACGCCACGATTGGATCCACTTAGCGTACATCATGCCGATTATTGCTTCGGAAGTCGGGCGGATGACCAGTCGCTCTTCTAACTCCTCATCACCACCTCGGGTCACCCAAGCCACCTGTGGCGCAAAACCCTCAACGTGAGCCGCTTCTTTACGTAGCAAACTCTCGGGAATGAATAAAGGGAAATACGCGTTAACGTGGCCGGTGGCCTTGAATCGACGATCCAGCGCCTGCTGCATCAACTCCCAGATTGCGTAACCGTACGGCCGGATGATCATGCATCCTTTAACTGGTGAGTAATCTGCGAGCTCAGCCCGCTTCACAACGTCGAGATACCATCTGGAAAAATCCTTCGACCTTGGTGTGATTTCCGTAACAAAAGCGATCTTCTTGTCCGCCATCGAGCCGCCGCCTCACTCTTCCTAAACGTGTCGGATTGCGAATAATAAATTAATAGCGCAGCCCGACTACATCTGCCCATCCGGTGACGTATCGTAAGACGCGCTCAGGTCACCGAGTGGGACGCACGAAAACTCCAAATTACTGCTATCCTACCATCTGATCCCTAGTCGAAGGATTTCTTCCACCGATGAAACCGACTTGCATCAACATAACCTCTGGCACACACACATACCCGATTCATATCGCGACCGGCCTGACATCGCGTCTTTCATCGCTAGTTGACCAGACAGCGCCAAAAGGCAGGCGATTCATCGTCTCTAACTCCACCATCTGGCGGATTCACGGACAATCTATTAGCACCGCACTTCCTGATGCAGAACTTATTCTGATTCCTGACGGCGAACGCTTCAAAACACTACATACAGTCAGCCGAATCTATGAATCGTTAATCCACACTGGGGCAGACCGTCAGGCGACCCTAGTAGCGGTCGGCGGTGGCATCGTAGGAGACGTGGCGGGGTTCGCAGCCGCAACGTTTCTTCGAGGTATCACTATTCTCCATGTCCCGACCACTCTTCTCGCACAGGTTGACAGTGCGATTGGCGGTAAAGTTGGAGTCAACCACACACTTGGCAAGAATCTGATTGGTGCATTCTACCCGCCGGCGTCAGTACTCATCGATCCCGAACTACTGACCACATTGCCTCGGCGGGAGTTCCGAGCTGGCCTCTATGAAGTCATCAAATACGGGATGATCGCGGACCGTGATCTCTTCGAACGCGTTGAACGCGATCTGTCAGCGCTGTTCGATCATAACCAGATGGCTCTCCAACCGATCATTGCAGAATGTTGTCGAATTAAGAGTTCAATCGTAGAAACAGATGAGCGGGAAGCCGGACTTCGCCGCATATTAAATTTTGGCCATACGGTCGGTCATGCGATCGAGGCAGTAACAAAATACCGTCGCTTCAAACACGGCGAGGCTGTCGGCTACGGCATGTTAGCAGCGGCCGATATCGCAGTACGACGTCGAACACTCGCGCCAGAACCCCGTAAGGCATTGTCAGAGTTAGTTACCAAACTTGGACCTATGCCATCAGTCGCCGACCTCTCCTCAAAGCAGGTCATTGACATGATCAATCGTGATAAGAAGATTAAGGAGGGAAAGTTACACTTTGTCCTGCCGTCGTCGATCGGAACAACGATCGTCGTAGACGACGTAACAACTAGACAGATCAACGCCGCATTGAAACGACTAGGCTTAAGACCCTAACTGGTTGAGTAGACAGTGCAGACATCAACCTGCCTCAAACGATCCTATTGAGTTGTTCCGGCTCGTTCGAGCTCGAAAGCGATCGCCGCATCAAAGTACTGCACCGTTAAGCCACCAGTAATAGCTACACCGTTGATAACGAATGTCGGTGTCGCTTCGACACGAAGACTCACACCAAGTGCAATATCGTCGCGCACCCTCTCAAGTATCGATGAGTACTCGGCTTCAAAGTCATCTACCCCACCGACATCACGAGCAGCGGTTTGAACGCTGCTCGCTGACAAGGTGGCTTGGTGCTCAAAAAGCCAGTCTTCGAGTGCCCCAACCCTTTCCTCGCCACCACGCCCGGCCAGCAGCACCGCAGCGGCAGCCTCACAAGACGCATAGTGTATGCCGTTAGGTGCTGTCTCATTACACTCCGGGTCGAGTGGATAATGCTTGGTCAACAGCTTGACAGCTCCAGGTCGTATGGCCTCGTACTTCGCGAACACTGACTTATAGTTCAGATAGGTCTGCTTGCATGGTGGACACATGTAGTCGTTAAACTTCAAGACAAGAACTTCAGCATCTTCATCTACGATCGGTAATTCCACGCGACGTTGTGAACTCCACCAGCGAATAAACTCCTCCCGCTCGCTAACCGACAAGGTCGCTGGCGCCGTTGTAACCCCCTCTAATTCTGTCGTCGTTCTAAGCCATGCCCCACCCAACACTGACCCAAGAACCAATGAAATCATTAAGGCAAATCCGATCGGAAATCCTCTTAGGACCCGAATATCCTCCACTATTAGGCCTGGCACTTGGGATATCGTCGTCGTTGTGGAGGCCCCCGACACGACGAAAAGTCCTGCAACCGCCACGTATACAGCAACACACAGCATGCAGATAGTCCCTAGGACGACAAACGAGGCGTAGGCTAGATAAAACACAAACGCCAGCGCCACAGTCGACAACAAGAACAGATACGCTGCGAGATGTGCCCTGATTAAAGACGTGCTTCGCCAGGCTGCCAGAATGAGGGCGCCAGCAAACATGAACCACACTAGACCAAGATAGGCAACTGGGACACCGCCGATGCTACCGTATTGGCTAAGGTACACCTGCGTGCAATTGAGTGTGCTGCTAACATCGCAAAAACTGACGTAGGTCGGATCGCTGAATATCCGAGCGTGCACATAAGTAGACGCGACTGAGGCGCCAAACCCAACCAACACGAACACCGCACTTAACCGAAAGGCTGCTAAACTCATAAGAACACCACCATATTCACTGAATCTCGCTCGCTCCACTCGGGACCCCGCTAAACGTCACCTTCATGGGCCCGCTCGATTGATAAACCCTTCCGCTCTGATTCGTACCAAAAACATGATCTCCATCGTTCGTCGGAACAGCGGTTACGAAGTAAGTCGTCACGACCGTGCCAGGCACCGTATCGTTACACGGAGCAGGAACGCCGGGTGCTTCCAAACCAGCAGTTAATGTGATGCTATATGACTTCTTCAGCGAAGGATCGTTTTCAAAATCTTGGCCAAGGAAACCATGGTCGCCACCCGTGGCAGGTGGCGTAGCCAACAAAGCTAAGTTCGGCGCATAGTAGCCGTTAGCGCAGCTAGCTGCATAGCGCGACTGAGCACTGTTAATAGCGTGCAGCAAAGCAACTATGGCCGCCTCACTGCCCGCTACACGAGCACGAAGCCAGCTCGGAACTGAAATGGCTCCAACTATGCCTACAACCGCGATAACGATCAGCAGCTCGACCCAAGAGAAACTATTATTAGCCTTCACTGTCTCCAGTCGATCTTAATATGCTTCATAAAACATCGGCCAGTTGTATTGGTCGGCGCGATAGCATCCAGACGAGAAACCAACTTACCTAAACAACAAGAAGATAGACCGTGAATTGATTAGCGTTGAGAAACTCAGCCAACGAGCACCGCAGCAGCAATCACTGTGGTCCATCGCCCTTGCTTGTCACCAACGGCAGACTGAGTAACGTTTCTAGTGTTGACGATCTGATTGGAGAGCCGGTATACCTCTTTCTTCTCGTCCCAGCTCTTATCAGGATCGAAGTCGAGATCCAGCGCAGTCGCCAGCATCTCGGCAGCCAACTCTTCGGCATAGTCGCCAGCGGTGTCCTCGTTCTCGCCATAGCTATGGTGCTCAGAAAGATAGCCGTGAAGCATCGGGTCTCGTGGAATTGCTAAACCGATCGTAGCAGCTATAAGTCGGTGTGGTTCCCGGGAGGCTGCGTCCGACATGACTACAAAAGTGACCTGCCCAGGCTGAAGCCGCCGCACGCCTTCAGTGCGTGACAAAATCTTACAGCCTGGCGGGAAGATACTCGAGACCCGTACAAGATTGCACGCCGCGATGCCAGCCGACCTCAGCGCCCGCTCAAAAGACGTGAGCTTCTCGCGATGTCTGCCTACACCCTTGGTTAAGAAGATTTCCTTAGGAACGAAACCGAGCACAACGTACCTCACGCCAAACGCCAGATAGACCCACCAACGAACTACCCCCCCCCAAAGCGACCTGCATCGTAGGGAACGCGCGCCGCAGTGTCAAGATGAAATCCTCTCGGACTCCTTCTACTGTCCGACAGCGGAGGCCTGATATATGATGTCCTTTCGGGTTTGGGGCTGGGCTGCCTACCTATGCACACTGGTTAGGTTTGGGTCTCTTGAACGAGGGAGGGTAACCGCAATGAGGGTCTACGACACACCGAGCATTAGGAATGTTGCGATCGTCGGGCATAGTGGCTCCGGAAAGACGCAGCTGACCTCTGCCATGTTGTTTGATGCGGGCATGGTGAACCGCTTGGGGATGGTAGACGAAGGCACCACGGTCACCGACTTTGACGAGGAGGCTATCGAGAGGAAACATACCCTAGCCGCGAGTGCTGCCTACGCTGAGTGGAACAAGACTAAAATCAACGTTCTTGACACCCCAGGGATCGCTAATTTCCTCAGCGAAGCAAGAACTGCAATGGGCGTCAGCGATGCCGCTGTTGTCGTGGTGGACGCTGTCTCAGGAGTTGAAGTACAAACGGAAAAGACCTGGGCTGAGGCACAAGAACTCGGTATTCCTAGAGTGGTCGTACTTAACCACCTTGATCGGGAGCGAGCTAGCTTGACTCGTTCCCTTACGTCGCTTCAGGACGTGCTTGGGCGCACCATCGTGCCAATCCAAGTGCCAATCGGTAGTGAAAAATCGTTCCGGGGAGTCGTCGACCTCGTTGCCATGAGGGCACTCGTGTTCGCCTCAGGCAGCAACGGCAAACCTTCAGTTGAAGACATTCCAGACGATATCGTTGCTTCGGCGAAGACTGCACGAGAGGCTTTGATTGAAATGGTGGCGGAAGCCGATGACAACCTTATGGAGAAGTTCTTCGAGGCTGGAACGCTCACACAAGAAGAACTCGAAGCCGGCCTCCGCACAGCAGTCCTCGCAGGCCAAGTTGCACCTCTAGTGTGCACCTCGGCTACGCTTAATATCGGCGTCGTACCGCTCCTAGATGCTCTCGTAAAATATACTCCATCCCCAGCCGATCGTCCGTTCCCTAGTGCAAACAGTGACAAAGAGTCCGAACAGAAGGTTGCCTCAAGCGAGGGACCAATCGCTGCCTATGTATGGAAGACTATTGCCGATCCGTTCGCCGGACGCATCACAATGTTCCGCGTTGTTTCCGGCACCATTCAAGCTGATGCAACGGTACATAACCTCACAAAGGATTCGGCTGAGCGCTTCGGCAGCTTACTGCTACTCCAAGGCAAGACTCAAACTTCTGTGGATGAACTCCGTGCTGGGGATCTCGGTGCCGTTGCAAAACTAAAAGACACACACACAGGCGATACTCTGGCGGATAAAGGTGACTCGAGCAGGTTTCCACCGTTCACGTTCCCATCTCCAGTATTGTCCTACGCGATCGAACCGAAAAGTCGTGGCGACGAAGAGAAAATCAGCACATCACTGCAACGCCTTAGGGAAGAAGACCCGACAATCGAGTACGGGCGAGACGACCAAACTCAGGAACTCCTGCTCTCGGGCCAGGGGCAGGTACACATTGAGGTTACGGTAGCCAAACTAAAACGTCGTTTTGGCGTCGAGGTGAATCTCAAGCTGCCACGGATTGCGTACCGCGAAACGATTTTGGCTTCAACTGAGGCCCACGGACGCCACAAGAAACAGACTGGCGGTCACGGACAATTCGGTGACTGCAAGATCCGCATGGAACCGTTACCTCGGGGTAGCGATTTCGAGTTCGCTAATGAGATCTTTGGTGGTTCTATCCCGAGACAGTTTGTACCAGCAGTCGAGAAAGGCATCCAGCAGTCACGGATGCGTGGATATCTCGCGGGCTACCCAGTCGTCGATTTTAAGGCAACGGTGTTCGATGGCTCGTTCCACCCAGTAGACTCAAACGAGATGTCGTTCAAGATGGCAGGTTCCTTGGCGTTTAAGGATGCAATGACACGCGCCAAGCCCACACTTCTGGAACCGATCATGAACGTTGAAATCTACTCTCCGAGCGAATTTGCTGGCGATCTAATGGGCGATCTCAATAGTCGACGCGGCCGCATAGGTGGGATGGAGCCTCGCGGCGCAATGACCGCGATTAAAGCTCAGGTCCCAATTGCGGAAATGTTGACCTATGAACAGCAACTCACGTCCGCGACCGGTGGCCGAGGAGCATATCAAATGAAGTTCTCTCACTACGAAGAGGTGCCGGCTCACCTCCACAGTGACATCATCTCAGCAGCAAAGGCCGAAAGCTCATAGAAAACAGCCGGCAACGGCTGACCCAGCAGCCAGATATCAAGGAGACCTTGGGTTTCTCCTAAACCTTTTAGGATTTCTCGGTAGAACCGTCCACGTCACCTTTACCTTGGATTCGTCGCGCGGCAGCTCGGAGCCGCCCTCCAACTCCTTGGCTTGATTTCTGTGAAGTCGTAACTTCAGGTTGCAACGGTTCTGTTGACGCTGGCGAGTACTCGCTACCCACCAGTTCCACTTGCGCCATTTCTGCCTTGTCACCCTGCCGTAACCCGAGCCGAAGGAGACGCGTGTAACCACCTGCCCGCTTCTCGAAGCGTGGCGCAATTCCATCAAACAGCTTACTCACAATCACCTGATCAGCAATGTCACGACGAACGAGTCTTCGTGCATTTACGCCACGCACCACATCGTCACTCGCCAGTCCACGCTTAGCAATCGTAACCAGACGCTCCACGAACGGTCGCAATTCCTTTGCCTTGGACACAGTCGTCTGAATTCGCTCGTGACGCAGCAACGCCTCAGCCTGATTTCTGAGCAATGACTTCCGATGCTCGCTAACCCGTCCCAACTTTCGATGTGCTACTCGATGACGCATATAACCTTCACAGTTCTATGTTGCACGCATTCGTCCACTACGCGCTTCAGACCGCAGGGTCGATTTCAGATTGTGGCTTCGCCTCAGGCTGCGGCACTGTCTGATCGAGCCGCATACCAAGGCTAAGTCCCATGTTTGTAAGGATTTCCTTAATCTCGTTCAAAGACTTCCTTCCGAAGTTTTTAGTCTTAAGCATTTCGGCTTCCGTCTTCTGCACAAGCTCAGAGATCGTACTAATCTCAGCATTCTTCAGGCAGTTGTATGATCGTACCGAGAGCTCCAATTCTTCTACACTCTTCTCGAGGTTCTCGTTTGAGGTCAGTATTGGCTGTTCAACTGAGAGGTCCTGTGCTTGCTCAACTGGATCATCTAGGGAGATAAAGATCTTTAGGTGATCTTGAATCAACTTCGAAGCCAACGACACTGCATCACGCGGCGTAATCGAGCCGTTAGTCCAGACATCCAAAGTTACTTTTTCGTAATCAGTGGTTTGTCCCAGCCGGGCTGCTTCGACAAGGTAATTAACCTTCTTGATCGGCGAGTGGACGGAGTCGATTGGAATCCAGCCGATCCCCAAATCATCATCAAAATTCTTATCGGCCGACACATAACCCCGGTTTTGACGAACCCTCATTTCCATTTGTAATCGGCCACCTTCGCCAATCGTTGCGATGTGAGCATCCGGTTCAAGGATTTCCACATCAGAGTCCGTCTGAATGTCACGGGCTTTTATCTCACCAACCTTCTCCGACGTGAGCGACAGGGTCTTAGGGTGCTCTACATGCATCCGCAGTGGCACCTGCTTAACATTCAGAATAATATCTATCGCATCCTCAACAACACCTGGAATCGGAGAGAACTCGTGTTGTACACCCTCGATCTTTACCGCGACGACCGCTGCGCCTTCGATTGATGAGAGTAATACGCGGCGCACTGCGTTCCCGACAGTAGTGCCGAATCCACGCTCGAATGGCTGCGCAGAAAACCGACCGAATCGGTCAGTCAACGTTTCCCGCTCAAACTCCAAGCGCTTTGGCCGTTGGAAACCTTTCCACAACATCGACATCAGTCCTTTCTCAAATCGTTTCTACCGAATTCTGACGGTTGTCGAGAATTACTTGGAGTAAAGCTCGACTATAAGCTGCTCTTGCACGGGCAGATTAATCTGCTGTCGTGTCGGCAACGACGCAACGCGGCCGGAGAGCTGTTCTGCATCAAACTCGAGCCACTCGGGAATTCCCCGCCCCTTAACTTCCTCCATCGCGTGTTGAATCGACTTACTCTTGGCCTTTGACTCGCGCACGCTCAATACATCACCAACTCCCACCGAGTACGACGGCACATTGACACGGCAGCCATTAATAAAGAAGTGTCCATGACGCACGAGTTGCCTCGCCTGGGGTCGTGAGGTCGCTAATCCGAGCCTGTAGATCACGTTGTCAAATCGACGCTCAAGTAGCTGAAGTAAGGTCTCACCGGTTATGCCCCGATGGCGATCGGCAGACTCAAAATAGCGTCTGAACTGACTTTCTAGTACGCCATAGGTACGCTTCACTTTCTGTTTCTCACGAAGCTGCAAACCGTACCCCATGAGCTTAGCCTTCCGACCCTTGCCGTGGTGACCTGGCGGAACGTTACGCTTTTCAATGGCGCACTTCTCCATATAACACCGCTCGCCCTTTAGAAAGAGCTTCATGCCCTCACGCCGGCAAAGCCGGCAAACCGCACCTGTGTATCGTGCCATGTCGTGTCCTTACCGTCTCATTCCAATAACAATTCCCATAACTGTTAGACCCGCCGACGTTTCTGAGGGCGACAACCATTGTGCGGCACCGGAGTCACATCACGGATCGACCTGACATCCAATCCGATCGTCTGGAGAGCACGAACCGCCGACTCTCTTCCAGCACCAGGCCCCTTTACACGTACTTCAAGCGACCGCATACCCACTCCCTTAGCCGCCTTCCCAGCGGTAATAGCTGCCTGGGTTGCTGCAAACGGAGTGCCCTTGCGCGACCCTTTAAAACCAATACCACCTGCGCTAGACCAAGCGACTACATTACCGTCAGCATCGGTGATCGTAATAATGGTGTTATTGAACGACACTTGAATATGCGCGTGGCCATGCTGCACGACACGCTTCACGCCGCGCTTTTTGAAAGTTTTTTTCCGTTTAACAGACTTTTTCGTCGGTTCTGAAAGTGCACTTTCAATCGCTTCTTTCTTCGCCATGCCTTGAGACCTTTCGCGCTAAACCGTCCTTTTCTTAGCGACCGCACCTTTCCTCGGCCCCTTACGAGTCCGAGCGTTGGTGTGAGTCCGCTGCCCACGTACAGGTAAGTTTCGTCGGTGACGCATTCCCCGATAGCAACCGATTTCCATGAGCCGTTTAATGCTCACAGAGATTTCCTTACGCAGGTCACCCTCAACCTGACCTTGCTCTTCGATCACGCGACTGATCTTACGAACGTCGTCTTCAGAGAGATCCTTGACCCGAACATCGCCACTGACACCAGCCACCTCAAGAATATCAGTTGCCCGTTTTCGGCCGATTCCATAAATAGAAGTCAAACCGATCTCAATCCGTTTCGTTATGGGTAAATCAACGCCTGAAATACGTGCCATCTGTGTCCTTCGCTCTCACGTGCAACCGTTGCACTCCATTGCTACTTCTCGTTCAACCCTGTCGCTGCTTATGTTTCTGATTGCTGCAGACAACCCTAACGACACCTCGTCGCCGAACAATCTTACACTTGGCACACATACGTTTGACAGATGTTCGAACCTTCATTTCCGCTTCCTCACGCTGTTACGGTCTGCGAATCGCCCGGCCTCCGTGTCAAGACTTCTGCGCTGCTTGAGGTTACGGCAACCGTGTGCTCAAAGTGAGCAGACAGGCTACCGTCCCTAGTCACAGCCGTCCACTGATCATCGAGTACGCGTACAGTTGGTTTGCCAATATTCACCATTGGCTCAATTGCCAAAACCATGCCTTCGGCCAGTCTCGGACCTCGACCAGGTTCACCATAGTTCGGAATCTGAGGCTCCTCATGCAACTTCGTGCCGATACCGTGACCTACGAACTCCCGAACCACCGAAAAACCATTGGCTTCTACGTGACATTGAATGGCGTGGCCGATATCCGAAACTCTCGACCCTACTCGCATTCGCTCAATACCAAGATCTAGAGCCTCACGTGTTACCCGTAATAACTGCTTCACCTCGTCCGAAACCGTCCCAATGGCCACCGTCACCGCAGAGTCTCCGTAATAACCATCTAGTAAAACGCCGACATCAAGCGACACGATATCACCTGCCATTAGTTTTCTCGGTGACGGAATCCCGTGAACTACCTCATCATTAATCGAAGCACACAAGCTCGCTGGAAAACCCCGGTAACCTTTGAAAGCCGGCGTAGCACCGGCCTCACGTACACGAGCCTCGACAGTCGCATCCAGTTCGGCCGTGGTAACGCCAGGCGCGGCTATCGTCCGTAACTCATCCAGCACGCTTGCCACAACCTGATTCGCCGCACGCATCCGTATCAGTTCCTCAGGCGATTTGCACACAATCACTCGCCTATCCTCGCATTAGTCACGAGCGGTCCCGCTCCGGCGAACCCTGAAAACGATCAATCGCTTCCTGCACCAATCGCTCGACTACATCCGGCGTTCGACTTCCATCAATCTCAGCGAATGTTCTACGGCCACGATAATAACTCGTCAAAGGTTCCGAGTCGCGAGCGTAAACTTTCAACCGCTCGCGCACAATCGACTCGCGGTCATCGCTTCGTTGCACCAACGCACCACCGCATTTCCCGCACTCAGTTCCCAAATGGTCACCAAAAATTTCCCCGCACTCTCCACAGACACGCCTAGCAGCAAGTCGACGTACCAACTCATCAGAGGAAACAGAAATGTCAAGGACAATCAGTGGATCGCGATCAACCAATATCGTATCCAGCGCTTCAGCCTGAGCTACGGTCCTCGGAAAACCATCTAGCACGAAGCCCTCCAGTGCATCTTCCCTCACCAATCGCTCACGGACAATTCCGATCATCACCTCGTCACTCACCAAGCCACCAGCATCCATGGTTGCCTGCACCGCACGACCAAACTCGGTCTCCAGTTGTGCAGCTTCTCGCAAGATATCGCCCGTCGAAATTCTTGGCACATTTCGCACTTCCCCTAGTTGCGAAGCCTGCGTACCCTTCCCTGCCCCTGGTGGTCCGAGCATTGCAATGTTAAGCTGCATCCCATCTCCGCAAACTCAGGTAGGCCCTAGCCTCGTCTCCCACGAATACGAGTCTTCTTCATAAAGCCATCGTAGTGCCGCATAATGAGCTGCGATTCAACCTGCTGCACCGTATCCATCGACACGCCAACGATGATGAGCAAGGACGTGCCTCCGAAATAAAACGTCACGTTCATTCCCTGGGTAATAAACTGCGGAAGAACCGCATCAAGTTGTTCCCCAATGAATGGAATCGGTGCGACTCGGATTCCTACAATAAGAAGATCTGGCAAAACAGCGACCATCGCCAAATAGATCGCGCCAGCCAGGGTAATCCGCGTCAAAATTGTGTCAATGTATTCGGCTGTCCTCTTCCCAGGCCGAATTCCAGGAATGAATCCACCATACTTACGCATGTTCTCAGCGACATCATCAGGATTAAAAATGATGGCCGTATAAAAATAGGCAAAGAAAATGATGCCGGATACGTAGAGAAGGTAATACAGAGGCATACCATAGGTCAGTTGGTCGGTGACTGTCTGCCCCCAGCTCCCAGCCGGTAACACACCCGCAATCGTTGCAGGAAACGCTAGAATCGAGGAAGCAAAGATGACTGGAATAACTCCACCCGTGTTCACCTTCAACGGAATATGCGTACTGGTACCACCAGTCATCCGCCGACCAACAACGCGCTTAGCGTATTGCACTACGACTCGCCGATGGCCTCGCTCGATAAAGACAACTGCAGCCACCACAGCCATCATGAGCCCAACAAGTGCAATCAAACGAAACAAGCCAATCTGTCCTGAGCGGAGCTGATCGACCGTTGTAATTACCGCACTCGGCAGACCCACCACGATGCCCGCGAAGATAATAAGTGACATCCCATTACCGATTCCGCGCTCAGTAATCTGCTCGCCGAGCCACATGATGAAGATAGTGCCCGTCGTCAACGTTAACAC
The nucleotide sequence above comes from Vicinamibacterales bacterium. Encoded proteins:
- the map gene encoding type I methionyl aminopeptidase, translated to MIVCKSPEELIRMRAANQVVASVLDELRTIAAPGVTTAELDATVEARVREAGATPAFKGYRGFPASLCASINDEVVHGIPSPRKLMAGDIVSLDVGVLLDGYYGDSAVTVAIGTVSDEVKQLLRVTREALDLGIERMRVGSRVSDIGHAIQCHVEANGFSVVREFVGHGIGTKLHEEPQIPNYGEPGRGPRLAEGMVLAIEPMVNIGKPTVRVLDDQWTAVTRDGSLSAHFEHTVAVTSSSAEVLTRRPGDSQTVTA
- a CDS encoding DNA-directed RNA polymerase subunit alpha — encoded protein: MLWKGFQRPKRLEFERETLTDRFGRFSAQPFERGFGTTVGNAVRRVLLSSIEGAAVVAVKIEGVQHEFSPIPGVVEDAIDIILNVKQVPLRMHVEHPKTLSLTSEKVGEIKARDIQTDSDVEILEPDAHIATIGEGGRLQMEMRVRQNRGYVSADKNFDDDLGIGWIPIDSVHSPIKKVNYLVEAARLGQTTDYEKVTLDVWTNGSITPRDAVSLASKLIQDHLKIFISLDDPVEQAQDLSVEQPILTSNENLEKSVEELELSVRSYNCLKNAEISTISELVQKTEAEMLKTKNFGRKSLNEIKEILTNMGLSLGMRLDQTVPQPEAKPQSEIDPAV
- the rpsD gene encoding 30S ribosomal protein S4, producing the protein MARYTGAVCRLCRREGMKLFLKGERCYMEKCAIEKRNVPPGHHGKGRKAKLMGYGLQLREKQKVKRTYGVLESQFRRYFESADRHRGITGETLLQLLERRFDNVIYRLGLATSRPQARQLVRHGHFFINGCRVNVPSYSVGVGDVLSVRESKAKSKSIQHAMEEVKGRGIPEWLEFDAEQLSGRVASLPTRQQINLPVQEQLIVELYSK
- the rpmJ gene encoding 50S ribosomal protein L36 — protein: MKVRTSVKRMCAKCKIVRRRGVVRVVCSNQKHKQRQG
- the rpsK gene encoding 30S ribosomal protein S11, with product MAKKEAIESALSEPTKKSVKRKKTFKKRGVKRVVQHGHAHIQVSFNNTIITITDADGNVVAWSSAGGIGFKGSRKGTPFAATQAAITAGKAAKGVGMRSLEVRVKGPGAGRESAVRALQTIGLDVRSIRDVTPVPHNGCRPQKRRRV
- the rpsM gene encoding 30S ribosomal protein S13, translated to MARISGVDLPITKRIEIGLTSIYGIGRKRATDILEVAGVSGDVRVKDLSEDDVRKISRVIEEQGQVEGDLRKEISVSIKRLMEIGCYRGMRHRRNLPVRGQRTHTNARTRKGPRKGAVAKKRTV
- the fusA gene encoding elongation factor G encodes the protein MMSFRVWGWAAYLCTLVRFGSLERGRVTAMRVYDTPSIRNVAIVGHSGSGKTQLTSAMLFDAGMVNRLGMVDEGTTVTDFDEEAIERKHTLAASAAYAEWNKTKINVLDTPGIANFLSEARTAMGVSDAAVVVVDAVSGVEVQTEKTWAEAQELGIPRVVVLNHLDRERASLTRSLTSLQDVLGRTIVPIQVPIGSEKSFRGVVDLVAMRALVFASGSNGKPSVEDIPDDIVASAKTAREALIEMVAEADDNLMEKFFEAGTLTQEELEAGLRTAVLAGQVAPLVCTSATLNIGVVPLLDALVKYTPSPADRPFPSANSDKESEQKVASSEGPIAAYVWKTIADPFAGRITMFRVVSGTIQADATVHNLTKDSAERFGSLLLLQGKTQTSVDELRAGDLGAVAKLKDTHTGDTLADKGDSSRFPPFTFPSPVLSYAIEPKSRGDEEKISTSLQRLREEDPTIEYGRDDQTQELLLSGQGQVHIEVTVAKLKRRFGVEVNLKLPRIAYRETILASTEAHGRHKKQTGGHGQFGDCKIRMEPLPRGSDFEFANEIFGGSIPRQFVPAVEKGIQQSRMRGYLAGYPVVDFKATVFDGSFHPVDSNEMSFKMAGSLAFKDAMTRAKPTLLEPIMNVEIYSPSEFAGDLMGDLNSRRGRIGGMEPRGAMTAIKAQVPIAEMLTYEQQLTSATGGRGAYQMKFSHYEEVPAHLHSDIISAAKAESS